The DNA region AGTTCCCCCTCTTCGTTTCGGACACCATGGCCAAGGACATCCACTACGCGCTGGCATCCCTGAGCAGCGACGATAAGGTAAaggaggggaggaagaggaggaggaggaggaagaaggaaagagCCAATATATGTGCATCTCATCAAACGTTTTACTGCACTTCTCCCTGTGGAGCTTTCCCTGCGTGGGTTCCACCGATTGGTCACTTGCTTATTTTCGctgttttcttattttttttttttttttttttttttttgaagtaccCCAACACGGTGTTCATGGCGACCAAGTGGAAGGAGTTCCTGGAGACGCAGAAGTGGAAGATCCGGGTGAGGCTCGCCAAGAACACGGCGGATGACACTTGCAGACCGGCTCGCCGCAAACCTCGCCAGCAACACCGCTGATCacatttgcttctcccccccgcaggaacaCGTCTACTGGAACCTGCCCCTCCCCTACTGGGTGATGCCCAATGACCTCGTGgaggaattaaaaagaagCTCCTTCGTCTGCTTCAAGGGGGATGCCAATTACCGCAGGTGCTTGGGCGACCTGAGCTTCAACTTCTGGCATCCCCACAAGGACGTTTTGGGATATTTCCCCATCAGGTTTATCGCCTTGCGGTGCTTGAAGTCTCCCGTGTGGTGAGTCCTCCAGCCAGCAGCATGTGTGCCTACGTCGGGAGGAAGCGCACCTCCTCCCATAAGCGAATTGTGTAGTTGTCCAGCTATTCACCTcccgcttccccttccccctcacctttttcttattttatttttttttttttcttattttttcccgtcTGACCAGCTGTGGCCTGCAGAAAGACGTCGTGGAGGAGCTGAACCGGAAGTCTCGGGACTGGTGCAACTACGGGGAGTAATGCGAAACGgcggaaagaaaaaaaagcaaacaaagcaaacaaattaaattatattaaatcgATCCGACGGGGGTCGAAAGGCACTCCGAATTaacccccccccaaatgctttcccccccctccactCAGGTACGCCATTCTGCAGTACTGCGCTCCGGAGGGCCCCTCCTCCCAGTGAATTGTTCGCAGGCAAGAGGAAAccacaaaaaggagttaacgaggaaaaaaaagttacagaGTTAAAAGGGCACAGAAAGGAAAACACATAACAGCAGTCCACACACATGGAGTGCAGAACTGTCAACCCATTTGCGAAACGCCGAGAAACTGCTCCCCATCCGCACGCACACGTATGAGTACACCGTTAGGACCACGTTGCCTGAGCGAGAAAGCGAAGTTGAAGTCTCCCCGgaatgtgcaaaaaggaaagaaagaataaaaaaaaaaaaaaaaaaaaaagaggcccACTCCGAACAACTGATGATTATTATTCCCCGCGTGGGACGGGGCAGCCCAATTGACTGCGTTGAGGGAAGGTTCCTTTGCCAagttttacgaaaaaatgttattgttattgttattgttattgttattgtttttttttttttttttttttttttttttttcctattttttccgATTTTTCAAACTCGTTATGATTGCTTTCGAATTAAGAGCGCGTTTGCGAAGCACTCGATTGCCTTTTTCTGTCCGACGGGGCCGAGCTGCTCGTGAGTTTTTCCTGCGCGTGGGGGAGCAAGCGTGTGGCGATGTGTGCCCGTGCAGTCAACACTTGTGAATGCGCTTCTGTATGCACACTTGCACACAGCCTACATGTGAGCACCCGCTCACCGCTCGCCGCCATACCTTTGAGGGAGACCTGCGATTCCGAGATGCCCAGAGCAGAAGATATGTTGCGAACAATTTCCTCGCGAATGGGACTTATCTTGGGAACTTCCGCGATGACGATGATGTCCACATTTGCGATGGCGTAATTCCTTTTATACAAAAGCAGTCTGGCATAtcttaaaaaggagagtgagtttttatttttatattttggtGAGCCATCAGGAAAGAGGGTTCCCAGGTCCGAACAACTCATGCCGCCAAGTAGGGCGTCCACTAGTGCGTGGAAAATGACATCCCCATCACTGTGCGACAGCACGGAAATGGTCTCCACTGGCACCCCCCCGATGGTCAGCCTTTTGAAGCTCTGCTTGTTGGGATCAGCGGTGTTCGCGGCGGTGTCTGCGGTGGTGTCCGCGACGATGTCTTCCGGGGGGCCCACCCGTATCTGGTGAATGTCATAGCCCTGGCCTATTCTCACCCCGTCGTACGGACGGGGCAGTTCCAACTTCGGCGTTATCGCCGTTGTCGTCGGCGTCGTCTCCGTTGACGTCGATTTTAAGGTGAACTCCAATTTTACGTCCAGCTTTgattgcagttttttttttttttttttccacttcccGTGTATCTTCACTTCGCGTATGTTCACACCCGGACCAAGAAAGGAGCACCGGCCGGCGAGTTCCTTTTggacaccttttttttctctccttccgTCTGATGAAGCAAGCAGAATGATAATCACGtagggaagaagcagcacTGCATAGGTGTAACGTGTCGGTAACATCGTTTGGTTAGTACAATAAGGGGGGGATGTTAATGGGGAAGTGCAAAACAAGCGGAActgggtagaaaaaaaaaaaaaaaaaaacacacaaaataGGGGAGTATACGAGTGAACACCCGGAGGGATAATCACCCAACGGAGTGGCAACTcttttttgcagaaaaggcaaacaaaacggaaaacACATAAATAGTCGCATGACGCCAGGCGTTCCCACTTCTGCTTCTCACATGCCACTGCTGCGCTGCGGGGAGGTCTGCCAAGTTGGATCGCGCAGCTGGAAAAATGTTGCCATCTCAGCAGCTATCACCACTGGCgcggaaaaaatatgaacaggtcaggcgaTTTAGCCACGTttgtgcacaaaaaaaaaaaaaaaatatgatataataaaaaaaaataataaaataaaatatgcagGAAGGAGCATACGAATAAACTTGCGTAAAAACGTGCATAGAAACATACGTACTACCGAACAACCTCGCTCACCCGCGCCAACACTCCGAACGGCAGCCCTATATAATCGCCACTACAATGACAAATCACGCAGcgcttcgcaaaaaaaaaaaaaatcgcaattCTCCCCACAAGTGAGAATTACCAAAGGGTATCACTGCTCAGGTTATTCTCACCCCCTGAACCCAAAACAACTGTCGTAGGAAATGTCGAAGTATAGAGCCCCCCTCCCTCCGTACAATTTCAAAAGCAAAATAGAGAAAATCGACGAGGAGTTCCGCAGGAGTGGCACCTTCAGACGGATAAACAACCGCAAGAACAATGAAATCAGGGATATGtgtaaattaattattacatGCATGCTATGTGTTTGGGAGAGGCGGGCCTAAACCACcagctttgcaaaaaaggaaacatcGTGTAGATTGCCTGCCCCCACCACAAAATGGTGTGCTGAACTGTAATGAATTCTCCCGCATATGATCGAACCCCtcctcccctcctttttcttttcagtCATAAAACTGGGGTCCGATGGATATTCTGACGCGTCCTGTTTCTACTCCCTGGGAAACACCAAAATATTGGCACTCATGTAAAATTGGAAATTTTTGTGCTGCTCATGCGCTGCGATCAGTATTGTCTGTGCACATGTTCTCCGCGCACGCATGCTACCTCCGCTACACCTTTCTCCACCGTTTCCATTTCGAAGATACGGACCGAAACCCGACTCCAAGAATGCAACTTACGACAAGGGAAAGGTCTTTTTGGAAATCAGAAGTTTGAATATGAATGACGATGGGGCCAACGACGAGGTATGTTTTGCAGCCCTTTTCGCGCGAGCATTCACGCGTTTTTGTGCAGTCTAACGTACATTAGCTAGCtaaattgcttttttttttttataatccaCCATTTTGCCTGAACGTTCATAAGTTTTTGTTTGGTCTAACGTTTATCAGCTAGctaatttgcttttttttttctaatatacAATTTTGCCTGAACGTTCATAAGTTTTTGCTTGGTCTAACGTACACCAGCTAGctaatttgcattttttcttttttccccccattacAGAGCGATGAGAATATTAAAAACCTGCTAATAGAATGCGTTTCGAGCGTCATTCTGCTGGACCAGTACCCGCAGTGCTCCATTAACATAAAGTGCCTAATCATTCAGAACGATGGAGGTAATTTGGAGGCGCGCGAAATTGGCGTGCTTCACGTGTGCAGTTGTGGGCGAAAGTCGCCATATGTGCGTGGGGAGGCCAGGCAAAAGCACCTCCTTACCGTTGTTCcgcaaaaataaacataccACCTTCTTACCTTCCCCCTAACCTTATGTCAACCTTTAAGGCTGTCTGAGTGCCACCCTGACGTGCATATCGCTTGCATTGACGAATGCCCAAATTAAAATGCGGGACATTATCGTGTCCGTAAATGTGgtaagatgaagaaaaaaacaaaaaggggaagtaccAAATGTGCGTACACACACTACTGTGTTTATCGACTTAGCGATAATATgatcatttcccccccccccctttttcttcaagaATTCGATCATTTGCCCCAACACGAAGAGAGTGTTTCATCTTGTGGACGTGGACAGTTTGGTAAACACTGTAAAGGGAGAGAGAGACTCCTTCGCTCTTGTGTGCGCGGCGTCTACGGTGAACGTTTTTTGGGCGCCCCACTGATTAACCTCTTCCCAATGTGTGCACAACGCTATTTCCCTTATGCAGGAGGAAAAGTACTACGGGGGGAAATACGACACTAACAGCATAACCCTGGGGATCTGTCTGAACCTGAGAACAGTGTGTTTCTTTCACGGGTCCGGGAATTCCTTTAACAGCAAAACGTTGTCCGAGGTATAGGCAGGGCATTCCGAGCGGACTGTGTGCTCCTCCGCGAGGGGGTTATCTTGCatccttttttacatttgtatAAATTCGCCTAAAGCGTATCCATCTCaaccttccccccctctccccACCTGTGCAGATTATCAGCTACGCCGAATGCGCGTGTAGATCCCTGGGGTGCGAAATAAAGACGGTGTTAAAAAACTACATGGCGAAGAAGCACGAGATTTCGTGCGCCTAGGGGGAAAGGCAGAATGAAATGAAGCTTCTCTGAATTTTCCTTTCGGGGGGGGACAAATCTGTTGTGATCGCAAAGGGATTGGCGCGTTTGAAGGGAAAAGCCTCCCCGTGTGGTGCGCATCCACCTGGAGTTCCTCCGTGTAGGTGTCCAGATAACCCCTCTGCTCCTTCAGCAGCAAGGACCTATCGCTTTAATAATAACCCGTCGTAGGGGTAGAGCCCAATTCGGTTGTCCAACTAGCTAAATTGAGCAaagattcttttttttttttttttttttttttttcctttttacgcCCAAGTtgggtcttttttttattcgcaTAGAACACACCAGTTAACATATGACTCCAAATTTTGCCTCACCCGAAAGTgacaaaatgatgaaggtGAAGATGGACATACGCATAAACATGCGCATGAATAGGTTGGCCCCTCCGCGACGACGTCGCACATTGCGTCTTTGTGTGAGGATGCGGCTGCCCGTTCAATTGGGTTAAATGCTACTTTTCGTTTTGCCCATGTGCAGGAAAGGCACAATTacgaggtttttttttttttcttttttttcacttcctgGTGGTCGTACGGCAAAGCCCCAACCCCGCGCATTCCCCCGGAGGGGCTgctcacaaaaaaggggtgataTGTTCGGAGGCAAAATGGCCATCCGCCAGGTGACGACTTGTTGCTAGTAAAGTATGCATGCGCGGGATGAGGGTGATGCGCGTGATGCGTGTGGGGTTGGGGCCATTTTCTTTCGCGAGAGGGGAGTTTCCCCACTATTGAagtgtttcccttttgtggcGCCTCCCCATGCGTGAGTCGAATGTagggagagagaaaaaaaaaaaaaaaaaaagaggaaaaaaaaaagaggaaaagaaaaagaggcaatcacgtatgtatatacctTACCGGAATGACCATTTATGCGAGCTCACCGAACATGCCTGGGCGCCCTGTTCAGTCGCCTTGGGAACGCACTGCCAGGCGAGTTGGCACAGAAGCGAAAGCggcactttcttttttcatttcttcgcAATTGCTCCAAGGTTTGCTCGCGCGCGCTTCGAGGCGTTCCTACTAAGTTTTTGGCACGTCGCTGTTGCGTTGCTTCCATTTCGTTGATAATTCGCCGACGCgttggtgattttttttccccgcttcctcttcctcgtcgtcttctttttcttgccAACTGCCCGGCTGCTCGTCTCTTCCCCAGCAGAGCGAACTCTCGTGAGCggacttcccctttttttcttcgttaaCGCCAGCAGTTgcagcttcccccccctggacgGTACTATGCTTAATCCGATCGACGTGACAGTTAACCCCGTGATAgttttgtttgtttgccTCTGGAGCACGTCTCGCTGCTCGCCAAGCGATGATATATAAAGGAGGAAGGCAAagagaaagggaaaaaaaaaatataaaaaaataaataaaaataaataagtagCCTCAGCGCAAATTGAAACCAAAACGGACGTGCCACCCAGTTTATGTCGTTTTGATAGCGAAAGCGGTCAGAAGTGAGAGGTGAAAGCGCTGCAACTTCGCCGCAGTTTCCCGGCAATTTTCCTGCAGATTCGCCGCGATTTCCCGGCAATTTTCCTGCAGATTCGCCGCGATTTCCCGGCAACTTCGCCGCTTCTCTGGTGTGACGCCCCCAGGCGGCGTAGCACCCATCTGGCATAGCTTAACAGTTGAAGTCCCCCATCTGGTATCGCTTAACCGTTGAAGCCCCCCCCCCGAATCGCTTCCTAACCCCCCAAGCAAAGGATgaacgatgaggaggaacgGATCTACATGTACCATGACATTTTCTCTCATAGTCTGAGTGGCGAAGAGAACAGCGATGGAggagaaagggaaaagaggaagattcaaaaaaaaaaaaaaaaactgagcGATAGTAACTTAAAGAATGGAGAGAATGAATACAGTAAGTTGAGGGCAGAAACTTCTACCATTTTAAATGACTATTTTGATGTAGAACCCTCCAGATGTTTTAACCCTGAGGGGGGTGAAGCGTCCTTGGAGAATGACTTCTTGCAGTTTCCACAGAACAAGGAGCAGACACTGGATATCTTTGATGGGGAGCTCACCGGGAATAAGCACTCCGTGCAGTTGCGCAAGCCCGGGTTTTACTGCATCTACGTGGAAAATGGCAACAATGTAAGTGGCGGGGCAGGAGGAGCGTCCCTCGGCTCCCTTACGCATGGCGCTTCTTCACGTCACTTCCGTTACATCACTCACTTACTTTACATGACTCACTTACTTTACATGACTCACTTACTTTACATGactcactttttttacatgactcactttttttacatgacTCACTTCCTTCACATCACTTCCTTCACTCCGTCCGTTCGCCCCCCCACCGCAGAGCAAATGGGACAGCATCTACTTCGGACTGTCGAAGATGCAGGTGGAGCTGAACTACAAGCTGATTCTGCAGGACGAGGAGAAGGCCCCCCAGGGGAAGGCCGAGGAGCGGTGCAGGAGGGCCGCTCGGGGGAAGCCGCAGCGGAAGCGGCAGGTAGCCGACCgtagggaggaggaggaagaagaaggagaaggagaagaagacggcgaagaagaagatgcaGACGAAGAGGCAGAcgaagaagcagacgaagATGCAGACGAATACGACGGCGAATACGACGGCGACGCGAACCCGAAGAGAGACCCCCTGACGACGGAGAGCGCCAACCTAAGTGACGAAATTAGCAAAATCTGCAAATTTAACTTCGCGCAGACGGACGGCCCGTTT from Plasmodium vivax chromosome 4, whole genome shotgun sequence includes:
- a CDS encoding 2C-methyl-D-erythritol 2,4-cyclodiphosphate synthase, putative (encoded by transcript PVX_003920A; Apicoplast targeted protein. Curated by Stuart Ralph, Walter and Eliza Hall Institute of Medical Research, Australia.), encoding MLPTRYTYAVLLLPYVIIILLASSDGRREKKGVQKELAGRCSFLGPGVNIREVKIHGKWKKKKKKLQSKLDVKLEFTLKSTSTETTPTTTAITPKLELPRPYDGVRIGQGYDIHQIRVGPPEDIVADTTADTAANTADPNKQSFKRLTIGGVPVETISVLSHSDGDVIFHALVDALLGGMSCSDLGTLFPDGSPKYKNKNSLSFLRYARLLLYKRNYAIANVDIIVIAEVPKISPIREEIVRNISSALGISESQVSLKGKTHEQLGPVGQKKAIECFANALLIRKQS
- a CDS encoding hypothetical protein, conserved (encoded by transcript PVX_003915A); translated protein: MSKYRAPLPPYNFKSKIEKIDEEFRRSGTFRRINNRKNNEIRDMFIKLGSDGYSDASCFYSLGNTKILALIYGPKPDSKNATYDKGKVFLEIRSLNMNDDGANDESDENIKNLLIECVSSVILLDQYPQCSINIKCLIIQNDGGCLSATLTCISLALTNAQIKMRDIIVSVNVNSIICPNTKRVFHLVDVDSLVNTEEKYYGGKYDTNSITLGICLNLRTVCFFHGSGNSFNSKTLSEIISYAECACRSLGCEIKTVLKNYMAKKHEISCA